One stretch of Pigmentiphaga aceris DNA includes these proteins:
- a CDS encoding N-carbamoyl-D-amino-acid hydrolase encodes MSTPRKLGLAVAQMGPVHLADTRETVVARLVEMMREAKGRGAEFVVFPELALTTFFPRYWISDEEANEKYFEKQMPGPATQPLFDEAKKLGVGFYLGYAELTPEGRRFNTAIMVDQTGAIIGKYRKIHLPGHSDHKPEAPFQHLEKKFFEVGDLGFRVFDTLNTKIGMALCNDRRWPETYRVMALQSAEVVVLGYNTPSWNIHWNEPMHLRTSTHLISLQANAYQNAIWVAAAAKCGSEDGHHMIGSSVIVAPTGEIVARAISEEDEVIVASADLTWCENFRNHVFNFAKHRRPEHYGLIVERTGAGDPIA; translated from the coding sequence ATGAGTACCCCCCGCAAGCTCGGCCTGGCCGTGGCGCAGATGGGCCCGGTTCACCTGGCGGACACGCGCGAAACCGTGGTGGCACGTCTGGTCGAGATGATGCGCGAAGCCAAGGGCCGTGGTGCCGAATTCGTGGTGTTCCCGGAACTGGCGCTGACGACCTTCTTCCCGCGTTATTGGATCAGCGACGAAGAAGCCAACGAGAAATATTTCGAGAAGCAGATGCCTGGCCCGGCCACGCAGCCGCTGTTCGACGAAGCCAAGAAGCTGGGCGTCGGCTTCTACCTGGGTTATGCCGAGCTGACCCCGGAAGGCCGCCGTTTCAACACCGCGATCATGGTCGATCAAACCGGCGCGATCATCGGTAAGTACCGCAAGATCCACCTGCCTGGCCATTCGGACCACAAGCCGGAAGCGCCTTTCCAGCATCTGGAAAAGAAGTTCTTCGAAGTGGGCGACCTGGGCTTCCGCGTGTTCGACACGCTGAACACCAAGATCGGCATGGCCTTGTGCAATGACCGTCGCTGGCCCGAAACCTACCGCGTGATGGCGCTGCAAAGCGCCGAAGTGGTGGTGCTTGGCTACAACACGCCGTCGTGGAACATCCACTGGAACGAGCCGATGCATCTGCGCACGTCCACCCACCTGATCTCACTGCAGGCCAATGCCTACCAGAACGCGATCTGGGTGGCGGCAGCCGCCAAGTGTGGCTCGGAAGACGGCCATCACATGATCGGCAGCTCGGTCATCGTGGCCCCCACCGGTGAAATCGTCGCACGTGCCATCAGCGAAGAAGACGAAGTGATCGTGGCCAGCGCCGACCTGACCTGGTGCGAGAACTTCCGCAACCACGTCTTCAACTTTGCCAAACACCGTCGGCCGGAACACTACGGCCTGATCGTCGAACGCACCGGTGCCGGCGACCCGATCGCCTGA
- the hydA gene encoding dihydropyrimidinase produces MSDTNSTPGSHASFDLTVRNARIVTATDDFHGDIGIRDGRIVTVAQDLPAGTRDIDAGGKLVFPGGIDSHCHIEQLSSMGVMCADDWHSASVSAAFGGNTTIVPFAAQHKGDSLREVATNYAASAAAKSVIDYSYHLIISDPTEQTIERDLPELIREGITSFKVFMTYDKLKLNDTQLLDVFAVAAREGALPMIHAENNDVILWIARHLIAKGYTAPKYHATSHAPAAENEATNRAIQLASVLDVPILIVHVSTLGGAQAIHSAKALGASVHGETCPHYLLLTAEDLDLPGTEGAKFCCSPPPRDEASQEALWKALKNGVLQLFSSDHAPYRYDESGKIPAGDATTFKQVANGLPGLEVRMPLLFSEGVLKGRISLNEFVALTSTNHAKMYGMHPRKGCIAPGADADLVIWDAECTRTVTHAGLHDAVGYTPYEGRSVTGWPQTVISRGRVVVDGDTLQVAAGSGEFIARGLPAPLREQRKHSPETHFLRSLFSLDKTEQ; encoded by the coding sequence ATGAGCGATACGAATTCGACCCCCGGCAGCCACGCCTCCTTCGACCTGACCGTGCGCAATGCGCGCATCGTCACCGCCACCGATGACTTCCACGGCGACATCGGTATTCGTGACGGCCGCATCGTCACCGTTGCGCAAGACCTGCCGGCAGGCACCCGCGACATCGACGCAGGCGGCAAGCTGGTCTTCCCGGGCGGCATCGACAGCCACTGCCACATCGAGCAACTGTCGAGCATGGGTGTGATGTGCGCCGATGACTGGCACTCGGCCAGCGTGTCGGCGGCCTTTGGCGGCAACACCACCATCGTGCCGTTTGCGGCCCAGCACAAGGGCGATTCGCTGCGCGAGGTAGCCACCAACTACGCTGCGTCGGCCGCTGCCAAGTCGGTCATCGACTACAGCTATCACCTGATCATCTCGGACCCGACGGAACAGACCATCGAGCGCGATCTGCCCGAGCTGATCCGCGAAGGCATCACGTCGTTCAAGGTCTTCATGACCTACGACAAGCTGAAGCTGAACGACACGCAGCTGCTGGATGTGTTTGCGGTGGCAGCCCGCGAAGGCGCGCTGCCGATGATCCACGCCGAGAACAACGACGTGATCCTGTGGATCGCGCGTCACCTGATCGCCAAGGGCTATACCGCGCCGAAGTACCACGCGACCAGCCACGCGCCGGCAGCCGAGAACGAAGCCACCAACCGCGCCATTCAATTGGCTTCGGTGTTGGATGTGCCGATTCTGATCGTGCACGTGTCCACGCTGGGTGGCGCGCAAGCCATCCATTCGGCCAAGGCGCTGGGCGCATCCGTGCACGGCGAAACCTGCCCGCACTATCTGCTGTTGACCGCTGAAGACCTGGACCTGCCCGGCACCGAAGGCGCGAAGTTCTGCTGCAGCCCGCCGCCGCGTGATGAAGCCTCGCAGGAAGCTCTGTGGAAAGCGCTGAAGAACGGTGTGCTGCAACTGTTCTCGTCTGACCACGCGCCCTACCGCTACGACGAGTCCGGCAAGATTCCCGCCGGCGACGCCACCACCTTCAAGCAAGTCGCCAACGGCCTGCCGGGCCTGGAAGTGCGCATGCCGCTGCTGTTCTCGGAAGGCGTGCTGAAGGGTCGCATCAGCTTGAACGAGTTCGTGGCGCTGACCTCCACCAACCACGCAAAGATGTACGGCATGCACCCGCGCAAGGGTTGCATCGCCCCGGGCGCGGACGCCGACCTGGTGATCTGGGATGCCGAGTGCACCCGCACCGTGACCCACGCCGGCCTGCACGACGCTGTGGGCTACACCCCCTACGAAGGCCGCAGCGTGACCGGCTGGCCGCAGACCGTCATCAGCCGTGGCCGCGTGGTGGTCGACGGCGACACCTTGCAAGTGGCCGCTGGCAGCGGCGAATTCATCGCCCGTGGCCTGCCCGCCCCGCTGCGCGAACAACGCAAGCATTCCCCCGAGACGCACTTCCTGCGCTCGCTGTTTTCCCTGGACAAGACGGAGCAATGA
- the proB gene encoding glutamate 5-kinase — translation MNAVSVIADARRLVVKVGSSLVTDEGRGLDRVALARWATQIASLRALDKEVVLVSSGAIAEGMLRLGWNKRPTDIHSLQAAAAVGQMGLVQAYETCFTEHQLRTAQVLLTHADLADRQRYLNARSALFMLLRLGVVPIINENDTVVTDEIKFGDNDTLGALVANLIDADALVILTDQSGLYSADPRKNPDAEFISHANAGDPLLEGMAGGAGSSIGRGGMLTKVLAARRAAGSGTHTVIASGREPDVLTRLAQGICIGTELRAPIARLPARKQWLADHLQLRGRVTLDAGAVRALTQDGKSLLPIGVTAVSGDFERGDVVACQDASGRELARGLINYSSSESRRILGKPSTQIADILGSMDEAELMHRDNLVIL, via the coding sequence ATGAATGCCGTATCCGTAATTGCCGATGCCCGCCGCCTGGTGGTCAAGGTAGGTTCGTCACTGGTCACTGACGAAGGACGCGGCCTGGACCGCGTCGCCCTGGCCCGCTGGGCCACCCAGATCGCGTCCTTGCGTGCGCTGGACAAGGAAGTGGTGCTGGTGTCCAGCGGTGCGATTGCCGAAGGCATGCTGCGCCTGGGCTGGAACAAGCGCCCCACCGACATCCATTCCTTGCAGGCGGCTGCCGCCGTGGGGCAGATGGGTTTGGTGCAGGCGTATGAAACCTGCTTCACCGAACACCAGCTGCGCACCGCGCAGGTGTTGCTGACCCACGCCGACCTGGCCGACCGCCAGCGTTATCTGAACGCGCGTTCCGCGCTGTTCATGTTGCTGCGTCTGGGCGTGGTGCCGATCATCAACGAGAACGACACCGTCGTTACCGATGAGATCAAGTTCGGCGACAACGACACGCTTGGCGCACTGGTGGCCAACCTGATCGATGCCGACGCGCTGGTCATCCTGACCGACCAGAGCGGCCTGTACTCGGCCGATCCGCGCAAGAATCCCGACGCTGAATTCATCTCGCATGCCAATGCGGGCGACCCTTTGCTGGAAGGCATGGCGGGTGGCGCAGGCAGTTCCATCGGCCGTGGCGGCATGCTTACCAAGGTACTGGCAGCGCGTCGCGCAGCCGGCAGCGGCACCCATACCGTGATTGCATCGGGCCGCGAACCCGATGTGCTGACGCGTCTGGCGCAAGGCATCTGCATCGGCACCGAACTGCGTGCGCCGATCGCTCGCCTGCCTGCGCGCAAGCAATGGCTGGCCGACCACCTGCAACTGCGTGGCCGGGTCACGCTGGATGCAGGGGCGGTGCGCGCGCTGACGCAAGACGGCAAAAGTCTGCTGCCAATTGGCGTGACCGCCGTCAGCGGCGACTTCGAACGCGGTGACGTGGTGGCCTGCCAAGACGCTAGCGGTCGTGAATTAGCCCGTGGCCTGATCAATTATTCGTCCTCGGAATCGCGCCGCATTCTGGGCAAACCGTCTACCCAGATTGCCGACATTCTGGGCAGCATGGACGAAGCGGAATTGATGCATCGGGACAATCTGGTCATTCTTTGA
- the obgE gene encoding GTPase ObgE, which produces MKFVDEATIEVVAGKGGNGVASFRREKFIPKGGPDGGDGGRGGSIYAVADRNINTLIDYRYARLHRARQGEYGSGSDRFGAAGEDMFLRVPVGTMVFDAETDELLFDLAYHGQQVTLAQGGLGGMGNLHFKSSTNRAPRQFTLGDPGEQKKLRLELKVLADVGLLGLPNAGKSTLISQVSNARPKIADYPFTTLHPNLGVVRTDTQRSFVIADIPGLIEGASEGAGLGHQFLRHLARTRVLLHLVDVAPPDPTADPVADARAIVEELRLYDETLYNKPRWLVLNKLDMVEDPEAMQKKFCEEYGWTGPVFTISALAGLGTRELVFALQDWLDAQRKIEHEVEEAAIAAGHAPALAAALSSGSAVGLGNQAYDMSKAQAEDDEDDEEGDDAR; this is translated from the coding sequence ATGAAATTCGTCGATGAAGCCACGATTGAAGTGGTTGCCGGCAAGGGCGGCAATGGCGTAGCCAGTTTCCGGCGCGAGAAATTCATTCCCAAGGGCGGCCCGGACGGCGGTGACGGCGGGCGCGGCGGTTCGATCTATGCGGTCGCTGACCGCAACATCAACACGCTGATCGACTACCGTTACGCGCGACTGCACCGCGCTCGCCAAGGCGAGTACGGCAGCGGTTCCGATCGCTTCGGCGCAGCGGGCGAAGACATGTTCTTGCGCGTCCCCGTCGGCACCATGGTGTTCGACGCCGAGACCGACGAACTGCTGTTCGACCTGGCCTATCACGGCCAGCAGGTCACCCTGGCCCAAGGCGGCCTGGGCGGCATGGGCAACCTGCACTTCAAGTCCAGCACGAACCGCGCACCGCGCCAGTTCACGCTGGGTGACCCGGGCGAGCAGAAGAAGCTGCGCCTGGAATTGAAGGTGCTGGCCGATGTCGGCTTGCTGGGTCTGCCGAACGCCGGCAAGTCCACGCTGATCAGCCAGGTGTCGAACGCACGTCCGAAGATTGCCGACTATCCGTTCACCACCTTGCACCCCAACCTGGGTGTGGTGCGTACCGACACGCAGCGCAGCTTCGTGATCGCGGACATTCCGGGCCTGATCGAAGGTGCTTCTGAAGGTGCGGGCCTGGGTCACCAGTTCCTGCGTCACCTGGCGCGCACCCGTGTGCTGCTGCACCTGGTCGACGTGGCCCCGCCGGACCCAACCGCCGACCCGGTGGCCGACGCCCGCGCCATCGTTGAAGAACTGCGTCTGTATGACGAGACGCTGTACAACAAGCCGCGTTGGCTGGTGCTGAACAAGCTCGACATGGTCGAAGACCCGGAAGCCATGCAGAAGAAGTTCTGCGAAGAATACGGCTGGACCGGTCCGGTCTTCACGATCTCGGCACTTGCTGGCCTGGGCACGCGTGAGCTGGTGTTCGCGCTGCAAGACTGGCTGGATGCCCAGCGCAAGATCGAGCACGAAGTCGAAGAAGCCGCCATTGCCGCAGGCCATGCGCCCGCGCTGGCAGCGGCCTTGTCCAGCGGCAGCGCCGTGGGCTTGGGCAACCAGGCCTACGACATGTCCAAGGCGCAGGCCGAAGACGACGAAGATGATGAAGAAGGCGACGACGCGCGCTGA
- the rpmA gene encoding 50S ribosomal protein L27 codes for MAQKKGGGSTRNGRDSESKRLGVKAYGGELIPAGSIIVRQRGTRFHPGTNVGIGKDHTLFALTDGTVQFGFKGALHKQYVSIVPFTAE; via the coding sequence ATGGCACAGAAAAAGGGCGGCGGTTCAACACGGAACGGCCGCGACTCAGAATCAAAGCGCCTGGGCGTCAAAGCCTACGGTGGTGAACTGATCCCCGCTGGTTCGATCATCGTGCGTCAGCGCGGTACTCGTTTCCACCCGGGCACGAACGTCGGCATCGGCAAGGATCACACCTTGTTCGCCCTGACGGACGGCACGGTTCAGTTCGGCTTCAAAGGCGCGCTGCACAAGCAGTACGTCTCGATCGTCCCGTTCACGGCAGAGTAA
- the rplU gene encoding 50S ribosomal protein L21, protein MSYAVIKTGGKQYRVATGEKLKIEQIPADVGQVIELDQVLAIGEGDALRIGSPFIAGAVVKATVLAHGRHDKVKIFKMRRRKHYQKRQGHRQNYTQIVIDVIPA, encoded by the coding sequence ATGTCCTACGCGGTCATAAAAACCGGCGGCAAGCAGTATCGTGTTGCCACCGGCGAAAAACTTAAAATCGAACAGATACCGGCAGACGTTGGGCAAGTGATTGAGCTGGATCAGGTGTTGGCAATTGGTGAAGGTGATGCACTGCGCATCGGCTCGCCGTTCATTGCTGGCGCAGTGGTCAAGGCTACGGTGCTTGCTCATGGTCGTCATGACAAGGTAAAGATTTTCAAGATGCGTCGTCGCAAGCACTACCAAAAGCGTCAAGGCCATCGCCAAAACTATACCCAAATCGTCATCGACGTCATCCCGGCCTAA
- a CDS encoding polyprenyl synthetase family protein, producing the protein MSLPNLLAPIAEDMNALDRVIRTRLDSDVPLIRTVGEYIIGGGGKRMRPALLLLVARALGYAGTHHHLLAAVVEFIHTSTLLHDDVVDESSLRRGRGTANAVFGNAASVLVGDFLYSRAFQMMVETDSLSVMRILADATNVIAEGEVLQLLNVHDPDVTEERYFQVVRYKTGKLFEASAQLGAVLANVGAEQEAAAAEYGRRVGTAFQLIDDALDYSGDAEALGKNVGDDLREGKPTLPLIRVLQVGSPAQQALIRNAIETGEADFAAVAAAIRDTDALQYTRAAAVAEADAAQKAVSGFPVSEFSKSLIEFCAFAVTRDR; encoded by the coding sequence TTGAGCCTGCCCAATCTGCTAGCCCCCATTGCCGAAGACATGAACGCGCTGGATCGCGTGATTCGTACCCGGCTCGATTCCGACGTCCCCCTGATCCGCACGGTGGGCGAGTACATCATTGGCGGTGGCGGAAAGCGGATGCGACCTGCCTTGTTGCTGCTGGTGGCGCGTGCGCTCGGCTACGCCGGCACGCATCACCACTTGCTGGCAGCGGTGGTGGAATTCATCCATACCTCTACCTTGCTGCACGACGACGTGGTGGACGAATCCAGTCTGCGTCGCGGTCGCGGCACGGCCAACGCCGTGTTCGGCAACGCAGCCAGCGTGCTGGTCGGCGACTTCCTGTATTCGCGTGCCTTCCAGATGATGGTCGAAACCGACTCGCTGTCGGTCATGCGCATCCTGGCCGATGCCACCAACGTGATCGCCGAAGGCGAGGTCTTGCAGCTGTTGAACGTGCACGACCCGGACGTGACCGAGGAACGTTACTTCCAAGTGGTGCGCTACAAGACGGGCAAGCTCTTTGAGGCGTCTGCGCAATTGGGTGCGGTGCTGGCGAATGTGGGTGCTGAACAAGAAGCGGCTGCCGCCGAATACGGCCGTCGCGTGGGTACTGCCTTCCAGCTTATCGATGACGCGCTGGACTACAGTGGCGACGCTGAAGCACTGGGCAAGAACGTGGGCGACGATCTGCGCGAAGGCAAACCGACCTTGCCGCTGATCCGTGTGTTGCAAGTGGGCAGCCCGGCGCAGCAGGCGCTGATTCGCAATGCCATCGAAACCGGCGAAGCTGATTTTGCTGCCGTGGCCGCCGCGATTCGCGATACGGATGCCTTGCAATACACCCGCGCAGCGGCGGTAGCCGAGGCAGACGCCGCCCAAAAAGCCGTGTCCGGCTTCCCCGTTTCCGAGTTTTCGAAATCTCTGATAGAATTCTGCGCTTTCGCGGTAACAAGAGACCGCTGA